The sequence GTGTCCGCATTTAATGGACTGGTGTGAGGCTAGTACAAAGAGGTTTTATGTAAGGGATACTGTACAGTCAGCAAGtcattatcattaactaaatcCCGACAAGGTGATATGTGAACATGAAATGTTGAGTTGAAATGACTTGTATATAATCTTTAAAAGCTTCCACTAATAAAAAATTGAACAAAATAATCAGGCTAGCAACAGAACTAACACAATaacaatattacaataatattaacACTGTGGTCCACTGAGGTCATTTACACTACAATCAAAAACTGAGAAGAAAGATGCTGCAAATTGCCTTTGTATGAAACAAGAGAGGCCGAGTCTGGTGTGATACGAGAGACGCGAGTGTTGTGCCGGTGAGCAGGCTGATATAGACCTTAGTCAGGTTAGACGCCATATTGACTTTAACGTGGATGAaaatgaggctgtgagggatagacttaCAATCTTTACAATGGCAAGCACTGTATAAAGGTCCTAGATCAAGAAATTTTCACAACATTCAATAATGGTTTTTTTTGTCTattaaaagattatttttatttttttagaaagatgTTTGTCATCTGAACAATCAGCATGTTGTTAAACAACAGTACAATCCACTGAACGCACTGTacttctatccctcacagcctctttttcattcttgttaaaatttaaatatggcGCTGCCCTGATTGAGGTCTATACAGTGTTGCCATGACATTGGCAGATATTACAGAATATCAGACAACCAAATGCCAAGATTGACCAATccgaatcaagtattccagagagccACGTAATAGTAAAGGAGAATGGAAATTACTTGTTTGCAcccgaaatcgcatactgtctgagtaggtactacatttgatgAAAAACAGTTACTttgtgactgttaaaaaatgtgtgCAGTATCAATGAAAACTGGGTGTACTACATCTGTTATGTTGGTCTTGATCTACAGCGTTAGTTGAATAGCTacactcacattcacagctccTCACCCGTGgcttcatgggatagtaaagtgtccatcgaatgcACACTCCATCTCTGCGGAAGTAGTAAGTCATCCGGATAGATTATAactactgtttttcaaatactatAGTTGTGTTCCAAATATACACTATGCACACTATGTACTCAACCATCTAGTGTTACAAATTTGTAAGGTTATTTTATCATCCAGAAATGTAGTCTGATAGCCCCTCCCCCTTCGCTATGAATTAAAgttgcgacagttgagtgcatgaagtgtccaacattccacacttcattTTTTTGGGGTAAATCGGTGCATCATCTAAGTATTTGTAGTgcacttttattttttggtaTTTTCAGTCTGAACACACTAATCACACTAGTTATACTACAAAAATGGTGAAGAATAGTGCCTAAGTACGTGAACTGAGATGCACCTTTTGTCTTTGGACATCCTACTCTTTTCCCGTACTGTTTATCACATTCTATATAGTAAGGAAGTATGCATATTTGAAGGCAGCACATAACTCTGGCAATATTTGGTGACTCTAGTGAACTCTAGTCCACTGTTACATTCCTGTCTTGTGTTCCCTTGATCTTGTGTGGACTTTTATGTTATTTCCTGTTCTGCACCATGTTTTGTAGTCCTTTGTAGTTTTTCTTGATGATTCTTTGATTGTTGCCAGGTCTGTCTTATTTGCCAATTACCCCTTGTGTATTTAAATCCCAGTGTTTCGCATCTTCCTTGTCTGCTGTTGTCCTACGTGAATATTATGTGTGCTCGGTTTAGATCTGTTCATCTCatgtttggtttgttttaataaaatagtcactgcatttggatcctccTCTCTGATATTTCTAAACTGCCTCATAACATCCACCCAGTGAGCTTATGAAATATTGTCTCACAATATGAGAGGATACATTGATTGCATTATGCAATTTTATACATGAAAATGAATAACTAAACAAGTATTAGAAGCTTAACCTCTAGTGGAACAATAAATTATGGATAATATGACTAGTGGGTAGtactgaattataaaaacaaaaaagcagacCTGCAGTTGTTCATCTGCCAGCCTTAGCACCTTTTCTGTCTCCTCAATTGATGCCTGCAGTTCAGCCGCCTGACGCTGATGGTTGTCCAGTTGTTCTTTCGCTATGAGTACAGATTCTTCAACACTGGGTCTGGCTTGAAGCATACCATTTCTCTTGGTTTCACTAAGAACCTGAATATCTCGCTCTAGCAGCTCAGATTGGCTGTCTGTTTCATGCAGCCTTCGACTGTGTTTGTCTAGAGATAAATGGAGTTCATTTATTTTCTGTAGCATTTCCTTTTCTCTTTGAACTTCAGACTGAAATTCATTTTCCCAGTACTGCGTATGGGCCAGCTCAGCCTCGTTCCTCCTAAAAAACTGCTGTAGGTGGTCCATTTCCTCAAGGAGGTCAGGGGAAAGGGTTGCAGGAGGAGACTGCTCCCGCACGGCCATCTCCCTCTCTAGAGCCTCTAGCTGTCCCTGCAGAGACTGTAGCTGCCCCTGTTGTCGTAGAATCTGCTGATAGAGTGTGTCTTTGGATGGACCAGCTTGGGCAAGAGACGAGGGTGGAGATGGGGACACCCCTCGTGCTTGGGAGTCTCTGGGTGTTTTTTCAACCTGTTTTCCATGAGTTCGGGGTGATGTGGAGGGCCCAAGATTGAAAGTAAGAGCTTTTTTTGGTTCTTTGTGTTTGAGGGGCACTGGATCTGGGGGTCTGGGTAATTGCGGGGCTCGACTTTGATCTGAGGCTTCACTGCTCGTGGGGCCGGTGCGTCGTAGGATGAATTGCACTTCATTGCCCAACTGACCCAGTTTAGCCAGGGACTCCAATGGGCGTTCATTGGCCACAAGCTGCCGTTCTTTATCCCGTAGTTTCTGGATGAGAACATACCGACCAGTTTGCCCTGGAGAGCACATTATGAGaaaacgttaaaaaataaatgcattagctactcaacaagaaaaaaaaataagaaagagagagatactTAAAAACGTACCTATAGCCTGAGCAAGAGCAATGACTACATCCTGACAAGATGTATCTTCTGATAGGCCACAAACAACACGTGGAATGCCATCCACCCAAACCTTCAGCTCCATGACTGTGAGAAAGTCAATAAGGAGCGGCTCTACATCACAGTGCTCTGCTGAACAGATTGTGAAGAACAATTACTTAAAATACAGAGAATATTTTaagtgaaacaaaaacaaaaacaaaagtgttcaGAACAGAAACAACCAAAGGCATAATTTGGATTTAAACAGGAAAACAGGTTCGGATGTGAACTGTCCTTAAACAGTCATAATATCAGGAGTCAGCATTACCTTTTTAATTCTAACCCATTAAGCACTTTAACTTTTAGGacatttcaacaaaaatgatcctttgtttttaaaatgaagCGGCTAAGCAGCCCAGTAACTGATTCTGTTCCTTTTGCTCtccttcaaaaaggaaaattgtaGTTTTAGTTAAATTCACTAAACTCATCAAAAACTATAACAAGAGTGCATTAATACACTCAAAAGGTTTTGGTATTCGATTATGAGGAATGTTGCCTTACAAGTTGGATAATGGCAAAGTATGCAATGGATTAAACCAACGAATgccaaaatgtattataaacatTGTTCCTGTTAGATAATGTTTTATACTACATCAAAGAGATGTGATGAAAACTCATATGTTATGTAGCTGTTATAACATGGTTCAAAAGAGGTACAATAGGATGAACGCTTTCAACCTGACACCACATTTCTCTAGAAGCATGCATGGTGAAATATTAATCTAGACAGACTGTAAAGGAACCAGGTGTATTTTTCACAAAGCATCTCTGAAAACAACTTCTGCTTCATTAGCATGATCTGAAAATCACAAAAATCAACCTATTTTGAAACACAGATGTTTCATTTTGCTTCTGCCAAATGAACAGGTTAAGAGCACtgggcctggtttcacagacagggattAGGCTAAACCAGgatttggctttatttcaatttaaggtatttaagtagcttttagaaacataccctagaaaaaaaaacattactggtgtgcatcttgagacaaaacaacagctctgacattttttaagtaagtgcaagttactttcagttaaaacagctcaaacatgcattttagtctaggactagcttaagccgtgtctgtgaaaccgggggtagatctgtttttttttaatctgctcTGTGAGGTGAGTTAGTATGTGTCTCATGTCCTCAACCTGCACATAATGCTTGACTCCTGAGGCAATCATTAACCAACCTTCACATTCCTGCAAACCTTGAAACTGTGCTCACATGCTCAAAGAATGTGTGTACTGTACTCGCAGTCACAACACTTCTGCCTGTCACACTAGATCGTTCATTTAACAACATGGAAATAACCTTAAGAGATACAGGATTAAGTTAAGACTATTGTTTCTCCACAGAACATGGCTAAGGtttcattgtttgtttttcataatACTATATTGTAACAAAGATGTCATGTCTTTGGCTTGATTAAGCCACACCTCTGTATgttgtaattaattattttagcaCAATGACCTTCACAgatttaaccttaatgttaatgTTAGGCTAAAATGCTGGAACATTTCGTGTTTTTATGAGTCATAGCTGCTTTGACACGTTGAAtgtggtttatttatttttccttttttttttttttttttttttttttttttaggataaCATTCACACATCAGCTTGAAAATACCAGTATATCAATGACTGGAAATGACTTTAAACtcagttttctttttctctccgCATGAGGAGAGGTGCTTTAGTtttatcggtaacactttacaataaggtctaatttgttaacattagataatgtattaactaacatgaactaacaatgagcaatacatttgttacagtatttattaatctttgttcatgttatttaataataatccagctgttcattgtttgttcatgttagctcatGTTACATCAATTAATTTGAACAAATATAACATTTGAttctaataatgtattagtaaatgttgtaGAAGTACTGTTAATTCTTAGTTTGTGTTAACTAATTTTaataactaatgaaaccttattgtaaagtgttaccgttttaCCTGTCCAATGTGACACTGCTCAACGGCAGCAATGCAACAAACTCTCATGGCaatttggaactattttatgttttggcaTATTGCATGTTTTCATATACGATTTGCTTacagtcaccatgaaatcaaaaatgacagttcaAAGAGAGTTCATGTGCAAGATGCTGAAAAAGCAGCAAGAGTAAGACACACCACAACAGTCCATCTAGAGCACGTTTACATTTATAAAGCAGTACGATGGAACTCCAAACACATTCTGATCCAGtgtttattactgtaaacaGCACAGAGCAGTCACGACTTCTCCGTCAAAACTTAATGATTGGCCCAAAGCTGTATTTGTGAATTGTGAAATCCCCTGTAGTATGTGTTGTTGTGAAAAACATTCCATTTTCAGAAAGGTGTTCATTTCTATTGGTGTACAAATACAGCCGTATTATTACAATACAATTAAAAAGCTGTGGTGCAATAAACACAGTGCATTAATGCAACGGCCAATAGTTCTGTTTTTATTACTGCTAAGGACAAAGGTCTGATCTGATTCATCAATCATTTAAACTTGCATCCCTGTGCATGTACTTCTTATTCAGCAATACAagtttgaaaaataacacaacaGTTTCAAAATTCACATTTGAGGTATGATCACGTGTAATTTATGTTGTAAAGCAAAAAGTGGAAACCTATATAAGCAATGTTATCCACATATCTTGTTTTACTCACACATCCAAAACAGCTATTCTAAAAATGCAGGACTACAAAACAAACAGCTCTGTACAGGTAAACTGGAACATGTTCTGTTAAGTTTTAAATGATGTCAGTGGCTGAGCCCTTCACAAACATCTCAATGCCTCTATTTCActttaaagaagaataggaaaTGCAAGAAGTACTTAATATAATTGTCATGTTTTAAAcctattaaagctgcagtccataacttttttttggttaaaaattatccaaaatcagtATATAACCagtcagtgttcaaaactatctccttatcatagcccgattcacaatggtaagcttgtaataatgttttataataaaatcattaCTGGTGGGTTTCTGCAGGAAATATGAGCATGCAGCTGTTCGTCTTTGTGTCATTacatcacgtctgtttacatgaaGAAGAAGTCCCAgttagtaggctatatggcatgtgaggatgctgctggtagcagatcatttatagccttttcccACAGCAGCTAGAATaattaaacatcattttgatggcagattgtaatccaaaaaaggtccaaatgacattcatcagtgacaactggagattcacctgtagtcaaaagcaaaagacttcggactgcggagtggaaattgaaatctacaggtaatgctaatacacaataaatacacatagtcacgcaatgctgatgttgttaacattaacaatttgagaacaaagtataacaataataataatttgcatggttttacgtgatctgagctaagcgatcgttagatttaatcacttTTGGCAGTGCAATTgttacactttttttctcagttggtcaaatgttacttgttcagatgacattttccggtgaaaattcttattttggtcatacttccaaaatgtagaatctgtgattctgaagtacagtatccacaccggtgtggtgactgacagccgtGCCGATCcacaacccatgtaaagatgataataccgcaaataactgcaattgcaggtttcaaacagagatggtgacaaagaggcaaaacttacggactgcagctttaaacaagaaaaacaaaaagtcagCAAACTTTGTGAACAGCTTCCTCTCTGTCTGTAGCAGATCTGATGATGTGAGTGTAATCGCACACTATCCATCTACGTCAGCAGACCTGTAGTAGATCCTAGTCTCTGTTGTTTTCCCAGTGTCTTTTAAACTACACAAATCTACCATGAAGTGTGGAGTGGAGACCCATGACATCTGCCTACTTTTTGCCTAGACATTCCATTCCTGAAATTTAAGACCATAAACCCTAAACCAGTATCATGACCAGGAACATCAAAGATTCAGTGGTTCTAACTGACTCTACGAACTCAGTAATGCAATATTATGTGGAGAATTAGGAATCTAGTAATGAACCAGCATCAAGGCACTTTAAATTATATAACAAATTAAGACAAGCAGGTCATTAATTACTAACATCAATTTCACAAAGTTTCTTAAGTTTGAAACTTGTTTTTGAAGGTGTGAAACTTAAATATGCTTGAGAAAGTCATCCCTTTTCTCATGTTTCCCTGTCAACATGGGCTTTGAAGAATACCCAGGAGGGCACATGCTACTAGAAACATATGGCAAACTAGAAATACAGGTTTCATGCTCTTTTTTCAGTCTGAGGATGACAGATGATCCATTGTGGTCATAAGACCTTTACATGTCTGACAGCTAAATGACCTACTACAGAATAAGGAACTCTCTTTTTTTATACCTGAAATGTCATCTGATACTTCACCTATACTAAGACACTGTATGTTGATGGCATTCTCACTGAACAATGAGAAgcaagaaaaaatgtttaaactgtCTGAATTCCATTTGTTATGTGAACCAGCCAGAACCAGGCCCAGGGATGTGTCTCACAGGCATTAGGTTTCTTGTGTTAAAGGGGTGAAACTGGCCTGCTTACGTAGATCAGCATATCTAAACCTTCCCCATTGTGTACAGAAGGAGTGTACTACCTCCCTCTCATGTGAGTTCATTGACGACTGCAAGCAAATAGTGTCTCCAAACAAAGTACGATACCTTTGGTATGTAGCATTACAGGTGCATCAACCTCACTTTTCCTGCTAAAGAATTCCAGACAAATTTTAAGTAgaaaatatgtttgtttgttttttaaaagaggGGAAATAGGAAATAGTAGTAAGAGGTTACAGTAAAAGTCTGTGTGAGATGCGCATTACCACTTCTCTTTCAGCTCATCTACTTCAGTGTTTCCCAGCTTTTTTTGTCTTATGTACCCCACAGTCTCATCAATAATGCTCAAGTACCCGTTCACTGACGCCAAACCAAAAGTGTGTTCCTTTTAGCATTAccattaaaacacacatatactgTTTTTTGAATGCATTGTAATTAGTCGATAGACTATGTTTTTATTGTAAGCCgttttaagtacatttttgttttatatagttAAACAATCTAGACCCTTCTAAGAACCCACTGAATCTGCATAGGAACCCCCTGGATTGTGCGCATCCCTGGTGGGAAATCTCTGATTTACAAGAATTTCCACAAAGAATAACCACAAACTCACTTTAGGTTGGGAGTGGTCCTCTCTTTCAAACCATCCTCAGAGCGAGACAACCTCTCCACTTAATTTACGACATGATTCGTAGCCTTGAGCGGCAGGAACATAAATCAGAActgctctttctttctttttttttctttttttttacacattaatTTTCATCACTAATGCTTTTCAAACTAGTTTAAAGATTCATTTATACTGCATCAATTAGAATTTATGCAGGTGGTCAGTTAAATGAAATCGACCATTTTCCATCACAAAGTTTGCAAACGGCAGTGGATGTGAGCAGTAGTTTGTTTTGCATATCCAAATAAAGTGACATCATTTTGTCAGGTGATTGGAATGCAGCAGAATTTTAATGCAAATTTGTGTAATTAGATATTTCCTTAAATGATCCGAGGAAAGAATGTGTCGTCGGTGAATGAAGTAACTGATTGCTGAGTTCATAAAAACCAGCAAAACATCAAGGTAAACTATTTGTGTCTCTGTTTGTTGAGCACACGAAATGAGCATATTGCAAAGGTAAATGACAGTAGACCCTGTCAACAAAGTATCAGAAAAGAGAAATGATTGTTTTTAATCTGTATGGCTGAATGCCAGCTTTGCAAACTGATTCTActtattcatttgtttatttatgaaattaaatttcaaatattCAAAAAGTCCATAAAAAGATAGTTACTCAACAAAACAGCCAGAAGAACTTCATCAAAGAAATATCATTAGATACAGCACTATGCCCAAATGGTTAAACAAACAGATCCTTATCAAATCACAAATACAAACTCTACAGAGTTGAAACCAAGTAGTAATTTACTCAGGCATTATTCAGGTCTACATTTACATAAGTGACAGAATGAGTCAAAGGACCTGAGCACAGCAGTTTTCACTGAGCAAACTCCACACAGTCCAACCGTCAAGTGAAATACATGTCTGCATTAGCCATGGACAATACACAGTTGAATTATGACTAATTACCCTCAGGCATTTTTCCCTTTTCATTAATAAAAGCAGGTTTTTACAAAACCTGGTAacctcttttttcttcttcttcttcttcttcttttttttttttttttaacaacaggCTTTAGCTTCCAAAAAGAAATGGTTTACCTGTATCAGATTTCTGTAAACTTTTTTCAGTTCCTCATTACTGATTAAAATCAATGACATAATCCAAAAACAATTTCAGCTACTTTTTCCTTGTTTGAGCCACTTTCCTTTCCAGACATGATGGTAACACCTGTGTAAAATTTGTCACATTTTATTGTCAAGTTCGCAGACTAACTAGACAAACCTGCTGGTCAGAGAGAAAGCTATATTTACCTTAGAGTTGAAAGCTTGCTTCTGTGTGTCCCCATTCCTGGTTACCATGATGAATAAATTTCAAAAAGTACCTTCCTCAAACGTGTCTAATGTAAAATCAAAGAGTTAACCTGTAACACAGATGTTGGTGTCCAACAGGTGTTGTTTTTCCCGTATCTATAGGAGCAGGATTAATGGCGCACTACTCATTTCGTCTCTTGACTCGCTCTTTCCGCTCTCTACAATGCTGACACATAGCACAGCCTTCCCATGCTCCTCCCCCTCCACAGGTAATACCAGTAAAAGTGCTCtcattatctctctctctctctctgtatttCTCTGCCCTACTTCTCATTCTCTCTGTCAGTATTTTGTCAAGATCTTAACACGATTTGTAAAACTGACAAAGTGTACACTTAGTattactttatttcttttctgttgcctgtcatttttttaatgtgacaTAACTGTGGTCATTGTGTTCCTGTATAGATCAATTGATTAGGCTTCCTCTATAAACTGAATAAGTTCCTTCTTCCAACTTACCAGATGATACCTGCCTGtaagaaaatgtaaatgtagtaaCAATGGGATGTTGTGGGTAGTTACCAGGCCATTGCTATGAGGTATATAAGTTGTTTTGAGTgcgttttttttgtgcattgcTGTGCTGTTGCTAAAATGTGAATGTTATaagtggttactagggtgttctggattGTTCATTTAGGAGTAGGGAACATTATTCTAGGGATTGCTAACATCACTTTAAGGTGTTGTGTGCTATTTCCAGTGTTTCTGTGGTTGCTAAAGTCTTAGTATTTTGTAACACGTTGATGTAAGGTTGATAAGGTGttttggatggttgctaggcaATTGCTTACCAGCCCAAGTCAAAAAAGCCCAACCCCATAGTATCATTATGATAATCTGAAATGGCTCAGGACACCTAGACTTAAGTCTGAggaatttttacttttattttctgCTAGGTGAAAAATGCAAACTACCATTCATTAACCGTaaggtttacatttttttgaaagtttttgaaatgagtctcttttgctcaccaaggctgaattgatttgatcaaaaatacagtaaaacagtaatattattatcatattattacatttcttacatgttgaaaacaattgtgttgAAAACaatcttttgaacagtataaCTGATTCAGAAAACCCCAAATCTATAATCCTAAGCATGAGTAAAACTAATACCGCTTGttgaaaacatatattttagagtgctataaaatgttttaaacacttGTTGCGCTACATgaccattaaagggttagttcacccaaaaatgaaaattcagtcgttaattattcaccctcattgtcgttccaaacccataacactttcattcatcttgtgaatacaaatgaaaatctttttaatgaaatctgagagctttctgtccctccattgacagctacacacTTTCAAGCCTCAGAAAggaagacatcattaaagtaatccatgtgactccagtggtttaacctcatttttatgaagtgacgcAAGTGCTTTTCTTTGCGTTTATGAGAGCACCATGACGCATGCTAGTCGTGTTGAAGCGAGAGCAGACGTTGTTGTCGGAGATTATGATTTGGAGTCACTTGGATTACTTTagtgatgtctttactacctttcagGTGCTTGAAATTGtagttgcgtaggctgtcaatggagggacagaaagctctcaaatttcatatttcattcttcatttgtgttccaaagatgagtgaatgtcttacaggtttggaaagacatgagggtgagtaattaatgacagaattttctttttttgggtgaactaaccctttaaactgcCACATTAACACATGAAAGGCCGCTACCCTCAACATAATCGGAACATCCCGAGACAAAGCAGGTAAAAGCACTGAATAGCATTTAGTTAAACATCAATACAGTGATATCCTGCATGGTCCCTTGGGACAATATTTgtactaaataaaacatttcttacagaaGTCATTTACATTCAAAGTATTGCTACTACACAAGCAAACTTTCCAgtgcttttgatttttttttaagtaattacAGTATGCCAACTTGTTGCATTTCTAGAGGTGATGTTCAAGATGGCCTGCAGAGATTGCCTTTATCTTATGCTTTCACTATCAACATGGCCACCTTGATGACTCTATGTTTGCTCTTAATTTACATGACAGAGAGGGGGAAAGGCTCACATC is a genomic window of Megalobrama amblycephala isolate DHTTF-2021 linkage group LG3, ASM1881202v1, whole genome shotgun sequence containing:
- the rassf7b gene encoding ras association domain-containing protein 7b isoform X1 yields the protein MELKVWVDGIPRVVCGLSEDTSCQDVVIALAQAIGQTGRYVLIQKLRDKERQLVANERPLESLAKLGQLGNEVQFILRRTGPTSSEASDQSRAPQLPRPPDPVPLKHKEPKKALTFNLGPSTSPRTHGKQVEKTPRDSQARGVSPSPPSSLAQAGPSKDTLYQQILRQQGQLQSLQGQLEALEREMAVREQSPPATLSPDLLEEMDHLQQFFRRNEAELAHTQYWENEFQSEVQREKEMLQKINELHLSLDKHSRRLHETDSQSELLERDIQVLSETKRNGMLQARPSVEESVLIAKEQLDNHQRQAAELQASIEETEKVLRLADEQLQAKTKEMDDLNKELRQCNLQQFILQTGVTPAQSNQQTEEIDFALLKPDGQSDEDSNSSILEFNPRTTAKQILGNPRSLQNPLVSSLHPEVLSSRETSWR
- the rassf7b gene encoding ras association domain-containing protein 7b isoform X2, producing MELKVWVDGIPRVVCGLSEDTSCQDVVIALAQAIGQTGRYVLIQKLRDKERQLVANERPLESLAKLGQLGNEVQFILRRTGPTSSEASDQSRAPQLPRPPDPVPLKHKEPKKALTFNLGPSTSPRTHGKQVEKTPRDSQARGVSPSPPSSLAQAGPSKDTLYQQILRQQGQLQSLQGQLEALEREMAVREQSPPATLSPDLLEEMDHLQQFFRRNEAELAHTQYWENEFQSEVQREKEMLQKINELHLSLDKHSRRLHETDSQSELLERDIQVLSETKRNGMLQARPSVEESVLIAKEQLDNHQRQAAELQASIEETEKVLRLADEQLQAKTKEMDDLNKELRQCNLQQFILQTGVTPAQSNQQTEEIDFALLKPDGQSDEVLSSRETSWR